From Cinclus cinclus chromosome 2, bCinCin1.1, whole genome shotgun sequence, one genomic window encodes:
- the LOC134055630 gene encoding uncharacterized protein LOC134055630 isoform X1 → MPKWITITPPRSSAGHRSTSPGQELFVGEKDDAVSVRRRFKDIQLQNTDDGQIQKTERVPLDLIVRAGEREMPKWITITPPRSSAGHRSTSPGQELFGNQAVVRRRKLELSNKCSLSKYLCLHRSGAPISSNTVAFPRHQACPELSLTSCEEDGEYRSADEECSWSNMTLADLYPAMVEIFTKLMAKHSERKVLKYMFGHLRSKRWPSRRSKLSVTLDKMRGFRPTKLKGAFHSPCSCRSEDSQSPTSGNESREFFCDNSLISNSSGLVPSAYTDTNDIKMVHSNSSLEHLASGKDQEVCKHTASPDIMDRMGETFIIEDELETTASPKNSEYTESEKLPYKRFSEPSFITSTASSGSRVPHLVKERETEKADFCVGSSEFCSSVCSSHSDSNNAIPTTNCSPARSSNTAFIYPERQTSFQHKGSFSSWFMKQSPKKMPNKYDDAFEELYYKVCSEEFQKSLTLTRPLINSQNLEEKGRLVKSNSSDFGPSTKQCDMEFDRMYEKLCRESVPKFFGFQTASNFRKCEEIQVPETVNALVNSPFRIYSAISQVKRAESFPNCLCSPVKRLKLTPEHCFSSRQCQELSPSIKGDLQTAGMPFLSKYYCSNPHFFADCNCHSQGSGSHGSSNRSFLGIPGTSLQESGTAGVHPDWHGAVEDCSSLRNVRKCHRRVYRKLSYTDEKD, encoded by the exons ATGCCCAAATGGATAACG ataaCGCCTCCACGTTCGTCAGCAGGTCATCGTTCAACTTCCCCAGGGCAAGAACTGTTTG TTGGAGAAAAAGATGATGCAGTCTCAGTAAGAAGAAGATTTAAGGACATTCAGCTCCAG AATACAGATGATGGACAAATCCAAAAGACGGAAAGAGTTCCACTGGATTTGATAGTACGAGCTGGTGAGAGAGAAATGCCCAAATGGATAACG ataaCGCCTCCACGTTCGTCAGCAGGTCATCGTTCAACTTCCCCAGGGCAAGAACTGTTTG gCAATCAAGCTGTTGTTCGCAGAAGGAAGCTAGAGTTGTCAAATAAATGTTCTCTATCCAAATACCTATGCTTACACCGTTCTGGTGCTCCCATTTCATCAAATACAGTAGCCTTTCCCAGGCATCAAGCTTGTCCAGAACTGAGCTTGACTTCTTGTGAAGAGGATGGAGAATACCGGTCTGCAGATGAGGAATGCTCCTGGAGCAATATGACTCTTGCAGACTTGTATCCAGCAATGGTAGAGATATTTACAAAGCTCATGGCAAAGCACTCTGAGAGGAAAGTGTTAAAATACATGTTTGGACACTTAAGGTCCAAGAGGTGGCCTTCTAGAAGATCAAAGCTCAGTGTCACTCTAGACAAAATGAGAGGGTTCAGACCCACTAAACTAAAGGGAGCATTTCACAGCCCATGTAGCTGTAGAAGTGAAGACAGCCAGAGTCCAACTTCTGGAAATGAGAGCAGAGAATTCTTTTGTGATAACAGCCTCATTAGTAATTCATCTGGTCTGGTGCCTTCTGCTTATACTGATACAAATGATATCAAAATGGTCCACTCTAACTCAAGTTTAGAACATTTGGCATCTGGAAAGGACCAAGAAGTCTGCAAACACACTGCTTCTCCTGATATTATGGATAGAATGGGAGAGACATTTATAATTGAAGATGAATTAGAGACCACTGCCTCACCAAAGAATTCAGAATACacagaaagtgaaaaattaCCTTACAAACGTTTCTCAGAACCCAGTTTTATAACATCTACTGCCAGTTCAGGTTCAAGAGTGCCTCATCTtgtaaaagagagagagactgaGAAAGCTGACTTTTGTGTTGGTTCCTCAGAGTTCTGTTCATCTGTTTGCAGTTCCCATAGCGATAGTAACAATGCTATACCTACCACAAATTGTTCTCCTGCAAGATCATCAAATACTGCATTCATATATCCTGAAAGACAAACTTCTTTCCAGCACAAAGGCTCATTTTCCTCCTGGTTTATGAAGCAGAGTCCTAAAAAGATGCCAAACAAATATGATGATGCGTTTGAGGAACTCTACTATAAAGTGTGTTCTGAAGAATTCCAGAAGTCTTTGACATTGACAAGACCTCTTATAAACTCACAGAACctagaagaaaaaggaagattaGTGAAGAGTAATTCAAGTGATTTTGGGCCATCCACGAAACAGTGTGATATGGAGTTTGACAGGATGTATGAGAAACTGTGTAGGGAGTCTGTTCCAAAATTTTTTGGGTTTCAGACAGCTTCAAATTTCAGGAAATGTGAAGAAATACAGGTGCCTGAAACTGTAAATGCTCTTGTTAATTCTCCTTTCCGAATTTATTCTGCAATTTCCCAAGTTAAAAGAGCAGAAAGTTTTCCTAACTGTCTTTGCTCACCAGTAAAGCGACTGAAACTTACACCAGaacattgtttttcttcaaGGCAATGTCAAGAGCTTTCCCCCAGCATAAAGGGTGATCTTCAGACAGCTGGCATGCCTTTTTTGAGCAAGTACTACTGCAGCAACCCCCACTTTTTTGCAGATTGCAACTGTCATAGTCAG GGCTCTGGATCTCATGGTTCTTCCAATAGAAGTTTTCTTGGTATTCCTGGAACTTCCCTGCAAG AATCTGGGACTGCAGGTGTGCACCCTGATTGGCATGGGGCAGTGGAGGATTGCAGCTCTCTTAGAAATGTGAGGAAGTGTCACCGAAG GGTATACAGAAAACTAAGCTACACTGATGAGAAAGACTAA
- the LOC134055630 gene encoding uncharacterized protein LOC134055630 isoform X2: protein MASMNRILELYNHPFEDDFVVSLDTLTYDTPEGPKRWGQVSRKDIKKWKKEIFKYNRRSQKNREKSKQQSSDFEDEHSTVQQESSENSGVDTSDTVGETIDTVSVRKIFEDIHLQNTDDGQIQKTEGVPLDLIVRAGEREMPKWITITPPRSSAGHRSTSPGQELFVGEKDDAVSVRRRFKDIQLQNTDDGQIQKTERVPLDLIVRAGEREMPKWITITPPRSSAGHRSTSPGQELFGNQAVVRRRKLELSNKCSLSKYLCLHRSGAPISSNTVAFPRHQACPELSLTSCEEDGEYRSADEECSWSNMTLADLYPAMVEIFTKLMAKHSERKVLKYMFGHLRSKRWPSRRSKLSVTLDKMRGFRPTKLKGAFHSPCSCRSEDSQSPTSGNESREFFCDNSLISNSSGLVPSAYTDTNDIKMVHSNSSLEHLASGKDQEVCKHTASPDIMDRMGETFIIEDELETTASPKNSEYTESEKLPYKRFSEPSFITSTASSGSRVPHLVKERETEKADFCVGSSEFCSSVCSSHSDSNNAIPTTNCSPARSSNTAFIYPERQTSFQHKGSFSSWFMKQSPKKMPNKYDDAFEELYYKVCSEEFQKSLTLTRPLINSQNLEEKGRLVKSNSSDFGPSTKQCDMEFDRMYEKLCRESVPKFFGFQTASNFRKCEEIQAMSRAFPQHKG, encoded by the exons ATGGCCTCCATGAACCGCATCCTGGAACTG tataATCATCCTTTTGAAGATGACTTTGTTGTTTCCCTGGACACACTCACTTATGATACACCTGAGG GGCCAAAACGATGGGGACAAGTGTCAAGGAAGGAtattaaaaaatggaagaaggaaatatttaag TATAATAGGCGAAGTCAAAAGAATAGAG aaaaatcaaaacaacagaGCAGTGATTTTGAAGATGAACACTCAACAGTACAGCAG GAATCTTCTGAGAACTCTGGTGTGGATACATCTGATACAg TTGGAGAAACTATTGATACAGTCtcagtaagaaaaatatttgaggaCATTCACCTCCAG AATACAGATGATGGACAAATCCAAAAGACAGAAGGAGTTCCACTGGATTTGATAGTACGAGCTGGTGAGAGAGAAATGCCCAAATGGATAACG ataaCGCCTCCACGTTCGTCAGCAGGTCATCGTTCAACTTCCCCAGGGCAAGAACTGTTTG TTGGAGAAAAAGATGATGCAGTCTCAGTAAGAAGAAGATTTAAGGACATTCAGCTCCAG AATACAGATGATGGACAAATCCAAAAGACGGAAAGAGTTCCACTGGATTTGATAGTACGAGCTGGTGAGAGAGAAATGCCCAAATGGATAACG ataaCGCCTCCACGTTCGTCAGCAGGTCATCGTTCAACTTCCCCAGGGCAAGAACTGTTTG gCAATCAAGCTGTTGTTCGCAGAAGGAAGCTAGAGTTGTCAAATAAATGTTCTCTATCCAAATACCTATGCTTACACCGTTCTGGTGCTCCCATTTCATCAAATACAGTAGCCTTTCCCAGGCATCAAGCTTGTCCAGAACTGAGCTTGACTTCTTGTGAAGAGGATGGAGAATACCGGTCTGCAGATGAGGAATGCTCCTGGAGCAATATGACTCTTGCAGACTTGTATCCAGCAATGGTAGAGATATTTACAAAGCTCATGGCAAAGCACTCTGAGAGGAAAGTGTTAAAATACATGTTTGGACACTTAAGGTCCAAGAGGTGGCCTTCTAGAAGATCAAAGCTCAGTGTCACTCTAGACAAAATGAGAGGGTTCAGACCCACTAAACTAAAGGGAGCATTTCACAGCCCATGTAGCTGTAGAAGTGAAGACAGCCAGAGTCCAACTTCTGGAAATGAGAGCAGAGAATTCTTTTGTGATAACAGCCTCATTAGTAATTCATCTGGTCTGGTGCCTTCTGCTTATACTGATACAAATGATATCAAAATGGTCCACTCTAACTCAAGTTTAGAACATTTGGCATCTGGAAAGGACCAAGAAGTCTGCAAACACACTGCTTCTCCTGATATTATGGATAGAATGGGAGAGACATTTATAATTGAAGATGAATTAGAGACCACTGCCTCACCAAAGAATTCAGAATACacagaaagtgaaaaattaCCTTACAAACGTTTCTCAGAACCCAGTTTTATAACATCTACTGCCAGTTCAGGTTCAAGAGTGCCTCATCTtgtaaaagagagagagactgaGAAAGCTGACTTTTGTGTTGGTTCCTCAGAGTTCTGTTCATCTGTTTGCAGTTCCCATAGCGATAGTAACAATGCTATACCTACCACAAATTGTTCTCCTGCAAGATCATCAAATACTGCATTCATATATCCTGAAAGACAAACTTCTTTCCAGCACAAAGGCTCATTTTCCTCCTGGTTTATGAAGCAGAGTCCTAAAAAGATGCCAAACAAATATGATGATGCGTTTGAGGAACTCTACTATAAAGTGTGTTCTGAAGAATTCCAGAAGTCTTTGACATTGACAAGACCTCTTATAAACTCACAGAACctagaagaaaaaggaagattaGTGAAGAGTAATTCAAGTGATTTTGGGCCATCCACGAAACAGTGTGATATGGAGTTTGACAGGATGTATGAGAAACTGTGTAGGGAGTCTGTTCCAAAATTTTTTGGGTTTCAGACAGCTTCAAATTTCAGGAAATGTGAAGAAATACAG GCAATGTCAAGAGCTTTCCCCCAGCATAAAGGGTGA